The Alnus glutinosa chromosome 1, dhAlnGlut1.1, whole genome shotgun sequence region TTcaattatatttgtttttgttttagaaTTCAAACCTTCACTCTCGAAGCTCATCTTCTCAGATTCACAGCTTCTCCGGCCATGATTAGAAACTGCTTGCATTTCTCGATTTCTTCTACAAATCCTTCTTTTCTGTCAGTCTTGTAGTTGTAGTCCCTCCGATCCGCCATCTCTGCATCTCAAAAAGCCTCTCGTGAACCTTTTCAAtcagggatttgattcttgtacaacaccaatacaacaactgcacaacaacccctcacatgagggtgggccccagtatgtgggacccaccctcatgtgagggattgttgtacagttgttatattgatgttgtaaatctaacattttcctttcaaTCAAGTGTTTGGCTCTTAAGTATTTTAAAAGCACCACATTGGTGACCTTTCGTTGGGAATAAAGGGTACCCATATATTACTTTCCATTTTTCATATCCTATATTATTTGAATCTACACAAGTTACGTACCCAAAAATGTCACTTTCACAATTTTAATTAACCCgcaataaaaatcaattaaatttaatcttttaagCTTTCATGTGATTTCAATTTAGCcattaggtttttaattttaacagtTAAGTCGGTCCTCATAGTTTTCTCTGATTTCAAATAAGTCATTCTATTAGCTTATCGTTCAATTAATTAACGGTATGTCACGTCAAATCAATCAATTAATGTCAAGTAGCTCTTATTTGACTCTTCATATACTCACTATACGTGCCATGTGGCACAGTTCTgttaaatacaaatataatttgtaagagaaatgatccctacattcatttctcgcaacagcctcacaacaagtTGAtttggctggtaatatttttttttttttttgttttcttttcttttctttttgtaaaaacataataaaatattaccagccacgccggcttgttgtgaggctgttgtgagaaatgagtgtagggatcatttctcaatttgtaatttgtacccttttatttatttatttatggtgtatttataattataagataattatGTTATGTGGCATCTACAGTTATTATGTGACGTGTCAAACGAGAGTCACGAGATATTAATTGATTCGGCTTACAATCTCATATGATCCATATGCGTCAATAACTTATAAAAGAGTTGTTCTTAtatcatcttaatttcttcaatctATTGCACCCAATATCCTTTCATAAAAAATGCTAAAACTATAAACTTCTTACAATTTGTTATCAAGTATAGCATATGATTAGAGgatgttcattttttttttttttttgaatggtcAATGTGGCTATATACAAGTAGTCCCGGTAGAATTAGGCCAAAAGTCTCATAATTAATCTAGATAAATCTAATTAagctctatttattttattattattattatatatatatattaaacaattaGAGATGCCACGTCAGCAAAAAGAATAAGAGGAGGAGAAAGGAATCCCAAATAGAGAGTATCTCATATTATTCGTATAATTTCAGAGATTATCGCAACAGAATGTCCAGATGGAAGTAGGAAGGAGTCCCAGTCGGATTAGAGAGTCGCACTATATAAAGTCCTATAAAAGAAGCCCCACCTGGGAGCGCCTCTCTTCATAATATTACTCACAGACGAAATTCTGATCAGACGATTAGTTTCGAGAAGCGAAAGAACTTGCAAGCGAAAGTCCAAGAAACCGCCATGGCCGGCAGGGACCAACTTGAGGTCCTCAACGTGCTCGACCAAGCCAAAACGCAGCTATACCACTTCACCGCAGTGGTGATCGCCGGGATGGGGTTCTTCACCGATTCCTACGATCTCTTCTGCATTTCCCTCGTCACCAAGCTCCTCGGCCGCATATATTACCATGTCGAAGGGTCGTCGAAACCCGGCAGCCTGCCGCCGAATGTCGCCGCCGCAGTCAATGGGGTCGCCTTCTGTGGGACCCTAATTGGGCAGCTCTTCTTCGGGTGGCTTGGCGACAAGTTGGGAAGGAAACGCGTCTTTGGCATAACGCTCATGCTTATGGTCATGTGCTCCATTGCTTCCGGCCTCTCCTTTGGGAGCTCGCCAAACTCAGTGATGGCCACTCTCTGCTTTTTCAGGTTTTGGCTCGGCTTCGGCATCGGCGGAGATTACCCGCTCTCCGCGACGATCATGGCGGAGTACTCCAACAAGAAGACACGTGGAGCTTTTATTGCTGCAGTTTTCGCCATGCAAGGGTTTGGAATTCTTTGTGGCGGCATGGTGGCTATAGTAGTCTCCGCCATCTTTCGGACTCTGTTTCATGCACCGGCTTACTCTGTAGATCCAACCGGTTCAACTGTCCCTCAGGCGGACTATGTTTGGCGGATCATTCTCATGTTCGGAGCAGTGCCTGCGGCTTTGACTTATTATTGGCGCATGAAGATGCCGGAGACCCCTCGTTACACTGCGCTCGTTGCCAAGAATGAAAAGAAAGCTTGCCAGGACATGTCAAAGGTTTTGAACATTGAAATTCAACAAGTCAAGGAGGCGAAAGATGAGGTGGTAGCGGTTAAAAATAGATCAAATTCTTTCGGGTTATTCACTCGAGAATTTGCCCGCCGGCATGGGCTGCATTTACTGGGGACGACAACAACTTGGTTCCTGCTGGACATTGCTTATTATAGCCAGAATCTGTTCCAAAAGGACATATTCAGTGCCGTTGGCTGGATCCCTCCGGCAAAAACCATGAGCGCCCTTGACGAGCTTTACAAGATTGCAAGGGCTCAAACGCTGATTGCTCTCTGCGGCACAGTTCCCGGCTACTGGGTAACCGTCCTTCTCATCGACTATATTGGAAGGTTTGCCATTCAGATGATTGGGTTTTTCTTTATGTCCATTTTCATGTTTGCCCTTGCAATTCCCTACCACCACTGGACACAAAAAGCGAACCACATTGGCTTTGTGGCCATGTACGCCTTAACCTTCTTTTTCGCCAATTTCGGGCCTAATAGCACTACATTCATCGTTCCGGCGGAGATATTCCCGGCAAGGCTTCGATCAACTTGCCATGGTATTTCTGCAGCTTCGGGAAAAGCCGGTGCAATAGTGGGAGCTTTCGGGTTCTTGTATGCATCACAAAGCCAAGACAAATCAAAGACCGATGCCGGGTACCCTCCCGGAATTGGTATGAGAAATTCTCTCCTTGTGCTTGGCGTGATTAGTGTGTTAGGGCTATTCTTCACGTGTTTGGTACCGGAGTCAA contains the following coding sequences:
- the LOC133854459 gene encoding low affinity inorganic phosphate transporter 1-like gives rise to the protein MAGRDQLEVLNVLDQAKTQLYHFTAVVIAGMGFFTDSYDLFCISLVTKLLGRIYYHVEGSSKPGSLPPNVAAAVNGVAFCGTLIGQLFFGWLGDKLGRKRVFGITLMLMVMCSIASGLSFGSSPNSVMATLCFFRFWLGFGIGGDYPLSATIMAEYSNKKTRGAFIAAVFAMQGFGILCGGMVAIVVSAIFRTLFHAPAYSVDPTGSTVPQADYVWRIILMFGAVPAALTYYWRMKMPETPRYTALVAKNEKKACQDMSKVLNIEIQQVKEAKDEVVAVKNRSNSFGLFTREFARRHGLHLLGTTTTWFLLDIAYYSQNLFQKDIFSAVGWIPPAKTMSALDELYKIARAQTLIALCGTVPGYWVTVLLIDYIGRFAIQMIGFFFMSIFMFALAIPYHHWTQKANHIGFVAMYALTFFFANFGPNSTTFIVPAEIFPARLRSTCHGISAASGKAGAIVGAFGFLYASQSQDKSKTDAGYPPGIGMRNSLLVLGVISVLGLFFTCLVPESKGKSLEEMSREGEEEEC